ACCCGGGCAGTCTACGTGAGCGTAGTGACGGTTGTCGGTTTCGTATTCTACGTGCGAGGTGTTGATGGTAATACCGCGTTCGCGTTCTTCCGGCGCTTTATCGATCTGGCTGTAGTCCTGGAATTCCGCTTTGCCGCTTTCCGAAAGAACTTTCGTGATCGCGGCGGTCAGGGTTGTTTTACCATGGTCAACGTGACCGATGGTACCAATATTAACGTGCGGTTTGCTGCGTTCAAAATGTGCTTTTGCCATTTGAATTTCCTCCTAATAGGTGATGATTATGCTTTTTTGCCGCTGCGCTGCGCGACGATTTCTTCCGCGACCGCTTTCGGCACTTCTTCGTAATGATCAAACGTCATGGTGTGGTTACCGCGGCCCTGCGTCTTCGAACGCAAGTCGGTCGCGTAACCGAACATTTCGGACAACGGAACGAACGATTTAATGTTCGTCGCGCCGCGACGCGGTTCCATGCCTTCTACTTTGCCGCGACGGGAGTTCAGGTCGCCGATAACGTCGCCCATGTATTCATCCGGTACGACAACGTCGACACGCATGTACGGTTCGAGGAGCACCGGCTGCGCTTTTTGCGCGCCGGCTTTGAAGCCCATAGAACCGGCAATCTTAAAGGCCATTTCCGAGGAGTCGACATCATGGTACGAACCGTCGAAAACGGTAACTTTGATGTCTACCATCGGGTAACCCGCAACAACACCGGTCTGCATCGCTTCTTCCACACCGGCCTGTACCGGTCCGATGTATTCTTTCGGAATGACACCGCCGACGATTTTGTTTTCGAAGATGAAGCCGGATCCCGGCTCCATCGGTTCGAGTTTCAACCAGCAGTGGCCATACTGACCGCGACCACCGGACTGACGTATGAACTTACCTTCCGATTCGACTTCTTTGCGGATCGTTTCACGGTAAGCAACCTGCGGTTTACCGATGTTGCTTTCGACTTTAAATTCGCGCGACATGCGGGTAACCAGCACATCCAAGTGAAGTTCGCCCATGCCGGAAATGATCGTTTGACCGCTTTCGGCATCGGTATGAACTTTGAACGTCGGATCTTCTTCCGCCAGTTTCTGCAGTGCAATGCCCATTTTTTCCTGGTCGGCTTTCGTTTTCGGTTCTACCGCAACGGAGATAACCGGTTCCGGAAATTCCATTTTTTCCAAAATGATCGGGTTCTTTTCATCGCAGAGCGAATCGCCTGTCGTGACATCTTTGAAACCGATGGCCGCTGCAATATCGCCGCTGTATACTTTGTCAATTTCACTGCGGTGGTTAGCGTGCATCATCAAGACACGGCCGACACGTTCGCGTTTGCCCTTCGTCGCGTTGTAAACGTAGGAGCCCGCTTCGAGCGTACCGGAGTACACGCGGAAGAATGAAAGTTTACCGACATAGGGGTCGGTCATGATCTTAAACGCCAAAGCCGAGAACGGCGCGTTATCGTCCGAAGGACGGCTGTCCGCTTCTCCCGTATCCGGGTTGACGCCTTTGATCGCCGGTACATCCGTCGGAGCCGGCATGTACGCGATGATCGCATCCAATAATTCCTGAACACCTTTGTTCTTGTAAGCGGAACCGCAGGCTACCGGGTTCATCGTGGTGGCAATCGTCGCTTTACGGATGCCCGCCTGAATTTCTTCGGTAGTGAGTTCTTCGCCTTCCAAGTATTTCATCATGAGATCGTCATCGGTTTCCGCTACTGCTTCAATCAGCTTTGCGCGATATTCTTTGGCTTTATCCAACATATCCGCCGGAATTTCGCCTTCAACGATATCGATACCGTGATCGCCTTCATAATGGTAAGCTTTCATCTTGATCAAATCGATGATGCCTTCAAAATCTTGTTCCGCACCGATCGGCAATGAGATCGGCACAGCGTTAGCGCCTAAGCGCTCTTTCATCGATTCAACGGCTGCGTAGAAATCCGCACCCGTCGTATCCATCTTGTTGATGAATGCGATACGCGGTACACCGTAGTGATCCGCCTGACGCCAAACCGTTTCCGATTGCGGTTCTACACCGCTTTTCGCGTCAAACACCGCGACCGCGCCGTCGAGCACGCGCAAAGAGCGCTCAACTTCGACCGTAAAATCCACGTGACCGGGCGTGTCGATAATATTGATACGATTGCCTTTCCAGTGGCAAGTCGTCGCCGCGGACGTGATCGTAATCCCGCGTTCCTGTTCCTGGTCCATCCAGTCCATGGTAGCGGCACCTTCGTGTGTTTCACCGATTTTGTGCACGCGTCCCGTGTAAAACAGAATACGTTCCGTGGTCGTGGTCTTGCCGGCATCAATGTGCGCCATGATGCCGATATTGCGAGTATTTTGTAATGTAAATTCTCTAGCCACGATAGATTCCTTTCATAACTACCAACGATAGTGGGCAAACGCTTTGTTTGCTTCCGCCATCTTATGTGTCTCTTCTTTCTTCTTAATGGCTGCGCCCGTGTTGTTGGCCGCATCCATCAATTCACCGGCAACGCGTTCCCGCATGGTGCGTTCGCTGCGCTGGCGAGCATAGCCGACCATCCAGCGGATGCCTAAGGTTAAACGGCGATCCGAACGGACTTCAACCGGCACCTGGTAGTTCGCACCGCCGACGCGGCGAGCACGTACTTCCAAGACAGGCATAACATTTTCCAACGCCTGTTCAAAAACTTCCAACGGGTCTTTGCCCGTTTTCGAGCGAATAATATCGAAAGCATCGTAGACGATACCTTCCGCAATGCCTTTTTTGCCATCCAGCATTACTTTATTGATGAAACGCGTAACTACCTTCGATCCATACACGGGATCCGGCAGAACGTCACGTTTCGGTACGGGGCCTTTTCTCGGCATGTCAGTTCCTCCTTATATAATGGTATTTGTTATCGTATTATTTCTGCGCGGATTTAGCGCCATATTTCGAGCGCGATTGCATGCGCCCCTGTACACCTGCTGTGTCCAGAGCACCGCGAACAATATGATAACGAACACCCGGCAAGTCCTTGACACGACCGCCGCGGATCAAGACAACGCTGTGTTCCTGCAAGTTGTGACCGATCCCCGGGATGTAAGCCGATACTTCGATGCCGTTCGTCAAACGTACACGCGCCACCTTACGCAACGCGGAGTTCGGTTTCTTCGGCGTAGCAGTGTACACACGAGTGCAAACACCACGTTTCTGCGGGCTGTTTTTCAGCGCCGGAGTTTTGGATTTTTCCTGCAAAGTCCCACGACCTTTGCGAACCAACTGGTTAATTGTCGGCATTAGAATTCCCTCCTTCCTCAATCATGAATATTTATAATTGATTTCCCACCGTCAGATGACGGCAAAAAATATTACCAAAATCAGACTAGCTGCAAAGGATTGCGACCGCCGCCGCCTTGACCGGCAACTTGCACGCCTCACCAAGCTCGGCACGGCTGTACGTCGCGACCACCGACACGCCCTGTTCCTGACACAAAAGCAGCAAGGGTTGGGTAATCCGCTCTTGTGCGTCGTGGGCCAGCCATACTTCTTTGGCGCGGCCGTCACGAACCGCGCGGCCGACTTCCTTCGCCCCGACAACAAAAGGCTGTTGGGCCAATTCTTTCAAGTCCATCGGTCTCATCCTTTCCGTCGTTTAGTGCGCAAGTAATAAAACTTATATCATTACAGACACTCAAATAGTATATCATTGCGAATCAAACATGTCAATAATTTTTATTCATAAAGCTCCTGTTTATCGCATTTATCTATCACACGTTACCGGGTGTTTAACCACCCCTCTCAAAAAAGGACACAGAGACAATGCCCTGTGTCCTTTTTTATTGCCAAAACGACATTTCTTTGCCAAGATTAGAATTTCATTATTTATTTTCTGATGACCAAATGCGGCGTGGGATATGGCAATGTTTCCGGTTTCGCGCCGTCAAACTGTTTCATCGTCTTGCCTTCGTACGGCAGTTCAAAGGCCTCCTCTTGCGGTATCTGCAAGTACCGATAGGCGAGTCGCGCCGCGCGTCCGATCAGTTGCAGGCAATGAATGCGACGCTCCCGCAATTCCCATGCACCATGCGATCGTTTTCCGCGACAAAATCACGCACGATCGCATGGTAACGTCGGTAATATTTACCGGCGCCCTCCTTGCCTCGCTCCTCTTCCGGAACGGTATACGGATCCTTCCGACCGTACCGCAGTCCGTTCGCCAAGACGACAGCCGATAACGCCCCGCAAGTTAGTCCCGAAAGGCCGATGCCGGCACCGAAACCGACTCCCATACCGACCGCTTCTTTGAGAATGTCCAGCGCTCCCTCGCGCTGCAACGCGGAGAGCACGCATTCTGCACAGTTTAAGCCGTGCTTATAATTTTCAATAGCATACTGCTCGACACGTTCTTCCGGCGTCAATTTGCTCCAATCGATCGTTTCCATACACTCCCCTCCCCTTTACTTACAGTATAAGAGAATGCGACGAAAAAAACACTCAGCCGAGAATATGGCGACGATTGGCTTCATCAAAATCATCCGTGATTCCTTTATGCGGCGGCGCATCCAACAAGCTCACCGCGATGATGGCCAGCGACGCGAATAAGAAACCCGGAACGATTTCATATAAACCGAACCACTCAAATTGTTTCCACACGAGTACGGTAATACCGCCGACAAGCATGCCGGCCAACGCGCCGTTGCGCGTCATCCTCCGCCAAAAAAGCGCCAACACCACAACCGGTCCGAAAACGGAACCGAAGCCCGCCCAGGCATAGGCAACGATGTTCAAAATGTAGCTGTTCGGATTGAGCGCGAGCAAAATCGCGCAGGCCGCCACCAACAGTACCGTCAATCGACTGACATAGACCAATTCACGCTCACCGGCGCCGCGATGCACGAAATTTTTATAAAAGTCTTTCGAGATCGTCGCCGACGTCACTAAAAGCTGCGCCGAGGATGTGCTCATGATCGCCGCCAAGACTGCCGACAAAATAAAACCGCCGACGAAGGGAGTAAACAACGAGCTGCTCATCAGCAGGAAAATCCGCTCCGCGTCCGCGCCTTCCAAGAACGTCGGCCAGTAAACGCGACCGACAAAACCGACCGCGACTGCCGCCGCGAGCGAAATAATGACCCAAGTCATGGCAATGCGAGTGGCTTTATGCAATTCATCCGCATTCTGAATCGCCATAAAACGCACCAGAATGTGCGGTTGGCCGAAGTATCCGAGTCCCCAGCCCAGCGATGAAATCAACATGATAATCGTCGCGCCCGTACCGATGGCCGGATCAAAAAGAGCAAAATGCCCGGGCACCGTCGCCTGCAAACGAGCCATGGTCTCTTCGAAGCCCCCCAGTGCAAACATCCCTGCCATCGGCACCATGAGAATGGCAAAGAACATCATGATTCCTTGAATGAAATCGGTCCAGCTGACCGCCATGAAGCCGCCCAGAAATGTATAGGAAATAACCACTCCCGCGGTAATCAGCAACGACCAGACATACGGCAGTCCGAACACCGTTTCAAACAATTTGCCGCCGGCGACAAAACCGGACGACGTATAAATTAAAAAGAAAATAAAGGTAAAAATCGCCGAAACCAGGTTCAGCATGTTGCTGTGATCATGAAAGCGATTATTCAAGAAATCGGGAATCGTCAAGCTGTCATTGGCAATCTCGGTGTAGTTACGCAAGCGCTTGGAAATAAACACCCAGTTCGCCCATGTGCCGAGCGCCAGACCGACGGCAGTCCACATCGCGGGCAGCCCCGACAAATACGCAAGTCCCGGCAGTCCCATCAGCATCCAACCGCTCATATCGGATGCTTCCGCACTCATGCTGGTGATCCACGGACCCAAGCTCCGCCCACCTAAAATATAATCACTCAGCTCGTTTGAACGGCGATAATAATACACGCCGATATAGACCATCACGCCCAAATAAATGGCGAAGGCGCCGATGACATGCCAGTTCGTTGCCAATGACTCCACTTCCTTTACCCTAATATTTTTTCATTTTACCACAATGCGCCGCAGAAGCGAAATTTTTCACTCTTTTTCGTAATAAAAAAACGCCCATACGGGCGTTTTATTTCTGTTACGCTTCGACCGGACGAACTACGACCTGACGATGGTGGCGTCCCAGACGTTCAAAGGAGACCACGCCGGGCGTTTTCGCAAACAACGTGTCATCTTTGCCGATACCCACATTGGTACCCGGATGGAACTTCGTGCCGCGTTGACGAACAATAATCGCACCGGCTTTAGTCATCTGACCGTCGTGAACTTTGACACCGAGGCGTTTGCTTTGGGAATCACGACCGTTACGCGTACTACTTTGTCCTTTTTTATGAGCAAATAACTGTAAATCAAATGTAAACATGGTTTCACCTCCGTCTTTCTGCAATGGTGAGCCGTTCGGGATACTGCGCCTGAATTTGGCGCAATCCGTTCAGCATAGTTTCAATCAGTAATTGGGAACGGGCATCCGGCGCATCCGCAAGTTGAACCGTGAGCATCCCCGACTGCGTCTCATAATGTCCGCGAAATTTCGCCACATTTTTAAGACCGCCGGCCGTTGTTAATGTCACGGCGGAAACCGCCGCGCAGACAATGTCGGAGCCGTGTTCGGCATAATCCGCATGTCCGCTGACGGAAAAACCCGTATATACCCCGTCCGTTACCTGTGTCTCTACCAGGATCATGGCTTACGCCAAAGCGATCGATTCTATCAGGACTTTGGTGAAAGGCTGACGGTGACCTTGGCGACGACGATAATTCGATTTCGATTTGTACTTGAAGACACGGATCTTTTTACCGCGCCCCTGTGTAAGCACTTTGCCTTTGACCGTGGCCCCTTTAACGAAAGGAGCGCCAAACTGGATGTTGTCACCGTCTACCACGGACAACACGTCGGCAAATTCGATCGCTTCATCCGCTGCCTGCGCGAGCTTTTCGACCGTAATAACTTTGCCTTCTTCGACACGGTACTGTTTACCACCGGTTTGAATAATTGCGTACATAGTTGCACCTCCTCTATAACCAGACTCGCCGAATATGGTAGCGTTCGCTTTGAAAACCTCTTCGAGCGGTTGTGTCATAGTCACACACTACGACTTTTCAATTATATAGAATCGATACCGGCAAGTCAAGTTTTATTTTTGCTCGACCAGGCCGTAAGCGGCCGCCACATCCTGTACAAAAATAATTCCATGCCCCGGCTCATCGATGTGTAATTTGTTGGAAATAGCATCGACAATATTTTGCACTTTCTCTTGCGGCGCTAAAACCATGACGACTTCTTTTTCCGGTTCAATCGGGAAGTCGAAAATCATCGTGGTATTGCGCGACGCCGAACCGCGACCGCGCAGAATCGTGCCGCCGCGCGCCCCGGCGGATCCTGCCGCTTCAACGACGGTGTTGGCTAACCCTTTCTCAACGACCGTATAAATGACCTGCCACATAATGTCTTCCCCTTCCTTCTTTTCGATTTTGCATTCGTTCAGCGTATGCGATCCGTAGATACCGGTAATAGGAAGCGCGTAGGCGATCCCGCGATTTTTCTTCCCCAGTTTGAAACGTTCAACCATTTGCGGCAAAAGCACACGCGCCCGCTTGCGTTCTTCAATGGCGAATACCAAGTCTTTGCGAATTTCCCGTACTCCCAGTTTGGCTAAAAAGGAGTTCGAGATCGTGCCTTTGGCCGGCATCACGGTGACGCCGCTGACGTGTTCATGATGAAACGCCGCGCTCAGATCCGCGCCCTCGCCGTGATTCAACACAAAGACCATTATCCAATAGCAGCTTTCCCTCATGCCTCGTTCCCCCGTTTCTGTTTCCATTGAAAGACCATGCCCAGAAGTTGCAAGGCGACTATCGGCATCATCGCAATCAACGCCACGACACCGAATCCGTCCAAAAACACATCCGCGCCCGGAAAGTGTCGCGCCGCGCCGCTGGCAAAACTCAATACGAATGTAGCCGCCATCGGGCCGGACGCGACACCGCCCGAATCAAACGCCATGCCGACAAAGAGGTTCGGCACGAAGTACGATAACGCAATCGCGATCAAATATCCGGGCAGCAGCATATGCCACAATTCCAGCCCCGGCAACACAATGCGCAGCATCGAGAATGCCACCGCGCTGCCAACCGCGAGTGATAACGCGATTAAGACCAACTTGCGCGGTACATAGCCGCTGGTGATATCCTCGATCTGGTTGACGAGCGGAAACACGGCCGGTTCCGCCAAAATAACAACGAGACCGATGACCAAACCGACGAGCACCAAAACAACCGATCCTTCCAGTCGGGCGATCTCCATCCCCAACTCATAGCCCGCTCGGTTAAAACCGAAATTGACGCCGGTCATAAAAATCACGAGACCGAGGTAGGTATAGACGACACCCGCGTTAATTCGGAAAAATTCCGCGCCCTGCACTTTTTCTATAAAAAAATGCGCTAAGTAAAAAAGCAGTGTAACCGGTAAAATACTTAAAAAGACTTCCCAAAACATATGCGGAACCAAATAAGCGAGACTTTGCCAAAACGGTTCCAACGCCGCCTGATCCGGCACTGTCACACTCGCCCCGAGCGGTTGCTGCGCGGTGACAACCGCCATCAGCAGCACGCCCAGGATCGCGCCCGCGGAGGCGATCCCGACCAAGCCGAAGCTGTCTTCTTCGGCGGCCACCGAGTCCGACGACTTAAAACCGGAAACGCCGGCGGCCAATGCTAGGAAAAAAGGTACCGTCATTGCCCCTGTCGTGGTGCCGGAGGCGTCAAACGAAAGCGCAATAAATTCACGCGGCACCAAAAGGCAAAGCAGACCAATCATTGCGTAAAACAGGAAAAACACATGTTTCAGCGCCAGGGAGCGGACGATCCTCCATAATCCGAATGCCAGCGTAACGGCAATTCCCGCCGACACCGCGTACACCAGCATCTTTTCCGTCATGTCCCCCGATGTAAATAATTCTACCTGCTGTCCGTAAATTCGCAGATCCGGCTCCGCCATCGATATGGCAAAGCCGAGGACAAGACCGCTCATGACGACCATAATCATTTTGCCGTACTTCGTTACGGCATGACCTAAATGCATCCCGATCGGACTGACGCCGATTTCCACGCCGACGTGAAACACGGTCAATCCCAAGATAATCAGCGCCGTACCTACCACGCAACGCAGCAAAATATCAAACGACAGCGGCGCCAAAAAAACATGGAGCAAAAAAATCAATATTACAATCGGCAACACTGACTGACTCACTTCTTTTAACTTTTCACCGAATATTCCCATTGACTCCCCCCAAACTTTTCTGATTTCAGATAAAGTTATTATAACACAGTGGTTTGCGTTACCTTCACGAAACGACGATACAAAAAAAGAGAGGCGATCGCCTCTCTTTGATCAGCGTGTTCGTTACGAATCGCGCGGTCCGTATAAAGTTTTCGCAAGCAGTGCGACAGCGTCCGCCGCCCGCACGCTTACCGTAGCGGAGATCTCGTCATCGGTAAACATCGTTACATTGCCGGATGCCAGCGCCGGCAATGTTTGCCAATAAGCGGACGATTCCAACTCTTCCCAAGCCGCGGCTCCCGGCGATGCCGCATCCTGTTCGCGCAGAACGATCACGGCTTGCGGTTGCAGGTTGGCCTTTATCACGTTTTCGATCGGGATCAAGCCTTCCCTGTCACGCGGCACATCCGCTAATTCATCGGCCAGGTTGACCATCGGAATCAGCTGCGCCAAGTTTCCGATCAGCGTATGACTGTCACAGGCGCCTACACCGTTGTCATTCACATCAATAATCAACACATGTTTCGGAGGCACCGATGCGAATGCATTACGTGTTTTTTCAATGCTCGTTTCCATATTGTGGACAATTTTTTCCGCGGCCGGTTCTCTTCCCAAAACAGCGCCCCAGAAATAAATCCGATTTTCAATATCCGCCAACGATTCCGTTTTCCAAAAAAGCACGGGCACATTATCTTCCGTGAGAGAAGCGATCCACTCCGGCGACACATGCGCGGCCGGACCGACAACGATATCCGGCGAGAGAGCGGCGATTTCCGCCGGATTCGGTTGCGCGCTTAATTGCGGCAACGCCTTCCACTTCTCCGCCAAGCGTTGCGGTAAACTCGCATGCGTCGTAACCGCCAACGGCGTCACGCCTAACGCGTCCACAATTTTGGCTTCGATATTATCCAGCGCAATCACGCGCTGCGTAGGCGCGTTAAAAGTCACTTCCCGTTCCAAACTGTCCGTATATGTCAGCTGCTGCGTCGTTTTCACCGTCTTCGGCGTTTTCTCACCGAATCCGCGCAACAACAATACGGCCGCGGCCAGCACAACGATCACGCCGACGACGATCATCCATTTTCGTTTCCGTTTTTGATTCATTATGGCCTCGCTTTACAGAGTCCTTGTCGCGGCGACAAGCGGAACTTACCGGCGTACTTTGGCAAATGCCTTGCGGGCCTCTTGACGAGCCGCCTCAAAATCCGCCGCATCCGGATGCGACGCCGAGTCCGCCATCATGTCTCGCGTCAATGTCACGGGCTCACCGTACGGAAAGCGAACCAACGTGGTCACTTCTTTTTGAATCGTATCCGCCAATTTACCCTGGCAGATGAATTGTCCCAAGAGCAAGTTGCGTTCCGCGATCATGTCACGCGCCGCCCGCGCGCTCAGAATCGCATGCTCTTCCGATGGTTTCGCTCCCATCGTGCCGAACAAAAACACTTTTTTCCCTGCAAGACTTTCCAGAAAGCGTGTTGCTTCTTCACAAGGCTTACCGGCGTGCACCCAAAATCCTACCGCGATGCACTCCGCTTGGGACGGATCCGCAGCTTCCATCGGTACGGCCGAAACGCCCAATTCATCCGCAATGGCTTCCGCTACCTGTTTGGTATTGCCTGTTTGCGACGCATAGGTCACCATAATTGTTTGCGCCATACTATCCCCTCCAGGATCTCTGTCAGTAAATGCTCTGCCTTTATTGTAGCAAGAATGCGCGCTCCTGCAAATAATTAATTCCATGCGTTGATTTGTCATTCATTACTTGAAAGTCGACAGCCACTCCGTTATACTTAAAGAATATTAATAGAGATTAAAGGAGTTAATTATGGATTTCTTGTTCGCCACGTTGCCGTATTTGAACATCGGCTTTTTTTGCGCGTTACTCGCGCGTTTCACCGGCGCCAACCTGTCGGCTTTGGTGCTTTGCTGTTTTCTGTATTTAGGCGCTACGCCGATGCAAACGATCGGCATGATGCTGACCTTCCTCGCGTTTATGCAGTTGACTATTCATACGCAGGGAGAACGCTTAAGCTTCAAAACGTTACGAATTTTTAAGGGCTGGCGAATTTTAATTCCGGTGCTGTTTGTCGCTTTCACGCTCGTCGCCAATCCGTTTTACGCGATCGCGTCCTTCGTCGGTTTCTTCCTGATGGAGGTCCTGGCGATGCTCTATCTGGAGTTACCGATTGATCAGCGCCCGACACGCATGACGCTCGTAAAATATTCCGTCTGCGGTTTCATTCCGGCGCTGCTCGGTCTGTTGGCGCTGTCCGTGATTCCCGCGCCGTACTATTACTTGATTTGCGGGGTCCTGATCCTGATCGCCACGGGTCTCATTTTCTGGCTCGGCAAAAATCGTAAACGCTTGCAGACCACTTGGGATGCGGTGATTTATGCGGCCTGGTTCCTGCTCGGTTTCTGCGGTCTCGAATGGAGCGATTGGCTGCGCGATCTCAAACGTCAACGCGTCTCGACACTTGCCCGCTACTTGGCGATAGTCACTGTTCCGGTCGTGTTTCTCACTTTTGTCGCGGCCAATATCGTCTACGGCATCATCAGCCTTTCCGGTTTGATCACGGCGCTGGCGGCGACGATCGCCATTCGGCTCTTCGGCTACTATCAGGTCAGCGAACGCGGCGAAGCCAACCCGATTGCGCTCGGTCTTGTCGTTCTCGCTGTGTTGTGTCTCTTCCTGGTGCAACCGGCGCCGCACGGCATTACCGATTTGCTGTACGTTCCGACTTCATGGAAACTTTGGTAAACAAAAAACGGCTCATCCGAGCCGTTTTTTTATTGTCCGAAAATCCGTTATTCAGCCGTTGTTACTTTTGAGTTCGTCGTATAGACGGCGCCAATGCGCACCCGCGCATCATTGCCGAACTCCGTTCCTTCGGTGTGGCGCAAACGTAAATCGCCGCTGATTTCAATGTTACCGCGCGGTTTGGACTCGGTCCCGACGCCTAACGCATTGAGTTCGCGCGCGTATTCTTTTTGCGTCGGCGCCAATGCTTCCCGCTGCGCCGGAGTCAAATAACCTTCGCGCAGCATCGCCGCCACGGCGCGCGCCAACTCAAAGCGCGTCAAATGCGGACGTTCGAGCAACGTCGCGTCGTAACCGGGAGCGGCTCCCGCTTCAATCAACGTCGCCGCCGCCTGATACCCTTCGGTGTAGCGTTCCACTTCATCAAACGAGTTCGGCGCGTAGTGATTATACGCAAACGTTGCCCACGGCATCATGCCGATACCGATGCCGAGCAACAGCGCGGCGACTTTTTTATGCATGCGACGCCTCCTGCGGATCGACCACAAACCCCTGAATCACTTGCAATAAAGCCTGACGATTCAGATGATTTTTCGATGAATACATCAGCGGCGGATAGTCACCCGGATATTCATGCGCGATCGTCCGAATATTTTTCTGGCGATCGCTTTGCCCGAGTTTATCGGCTTTCGTGCCGATGACTTGCAGGGGCATACCCAAGCCGCGCAGCCACTGGTACGCTTTTTTATCAATCGGCAACTGGGGATGCCGCAAATCGATCAACAGACACATCAATGCCAAGTGTCGCGAGTTCGCCGCATAATCGGCAATAAAACCCGACCACGCATCACGATTCTCGTGACCGGTCTTCGCAAATCCGTACCCCGGCAAGTCTACCAGGTACCAATTCTGTTCGCTTTCGCCTGCATCGCCCGCGCCGTCGACAGCTTGTTTCGAGCGAATGGAAAAATAATTAATTGTGCGCGTTTTACCGGGTTCGCGACTGACCATCGCCAGTCCCCGGTGATTGCACAACGAGTTAATGAGTGATGATTTTCCGACATTGGATCGGCCGATAAAGGCGATCTCTTTCAAATCATCTTTCTTGCATTGCGATAATTTCACCGCGGATAACAAGTAGGATGATTCTACAATACGAAATGATTCCTCTGCCATCGTTACGCCTCACCCCGTTTCTGTTTTACCGGTTCAGACATAGCCTGCTGCAGCACTTCATCCATATGGGAAACGAAATGGAAAACCAAATCGTCACGCACGCTCTGCGGAATATCCGCCAGATCGCGGCGGTTTTCTTTCGGTAAAAGAATCCGGCGAATACCGGCCCGATGCGCCGCCAGCACCTTTTCTTTGATGCCGCCGACGGCAAGCACCTGTCCACGCAAGGTGATTTCACCCGTCATCGCGGTATCGGCTCGTACCGGACATTTCGTCACGGCCGAGGCGATAGCGGTCGCCATCGTGATGCCCGCCGACGGTCCGTCTTTCGGGATCGCGCCTTCGGGTAAATGGATGTGAATATCGATCGTGCGATAAAAATCAGCTGCCAGATGCAACTCTTCCGCCCGACTGCGCACATAGGTGTACGCCGCCTGCGCGGATTCTTTCATCACGTCGCCGAGCTGGCCTGTCAAGATCATTTTACCAGACCCGCTAAACGCCGTCACTTCCGTGTTCAA
The nucleotide sequence above comes from Negativicoccus succinicivorans. Encoded proteins:
- a CDS encoding GTP-binding protein → MAKAHFERSKPHVNIGTIGHVDHGKTTLTAAITKVLSESGKAEFQDYSQIDKAPEERERGITINTSHVEYETDNRHYAHVDCPG
- the fusA gene encoding elongation factor G, coding for MAREFTLQNTRNIGIMAHIDAGKTTTTERILFYTGRVHKIGETHEGAATMDWMDQEQERGITITSAATTCHWKGNRINIIDTPGHVDFTVEVERSLRVLDGAVAVFDAKSGVEPQSETVWRQADHYGVPRIAFINKMDTTGADFYAAVESMKERLGANAVPISLPIGAEQDFEGIIDLIKMKAYHYEGDHGIDIVEGEIPADMLDKAKEYRAKLIEAVAETDDDLMMKYLEGEELTTEEIQAGIRKATIATTMNPVACGSAYKNKGVQELLDAIIAYMPAPTDVPAIKGVNPDTGEADSRPSDDNAPFSALAFKIMTDPYVGKLSFFRVYSGTLEAGSYVYNATKGKRERVGRVLMMHANHRSEIDKVYSGDIAAAIGFKDVTTGDSLCDEKNPIILEKMEFPEPVISVAVEPKTKADQEKMGIALQKLAEEDPTFKVHTDAESGQTIISGMGELHLDVLVTRMSREFKVESNIGKPQVAYRETIRKEVESEGKFIRQSGGRGQYGHCWLKLEPMEPGSGFIFENKIVGGVIPKEYIGPVQAGVEEAMQTGVVAGYPMVDIKVTVFDGSYHDVDSSEMAFKIAGSMGFKAGAQKAQPVLLEPYMRVDVVVPDEYMGDVIGDLNSRRGKVEGMEPRRGATNIKSFVPLSEMFGYATDLRSKTQGRGNHTMTFDHYEEVPKAVAEEIVAQRSGKKA
- the rpsG gene encoding 30S ribosomal protein S7, with protein sequence MPRKGPVPKRDVLPDPVYGSKVVTRFINKVMLDGKKGIAEGIVYDAFDIIRSKTGKDPLEVFEQALENVMPVLEVRARRVGGANYQVPVEVRSDRRLTLGIRWMVGYARQRSERTMRERVAGELMDAANNTGAAIKKKEETHKMAEANKAFAHYRW
- the rpsL gene encoding 30S ribosomal protein S12, which produces MPTINQLVRKGRGTLQEKSKTPALKNSPQKRGVCTRVYTATPKKPNSALRKVARVRLTNGIEVSAYIPGIGHNLQEHSVVLIRGGRVKDLPGVRYHIVRGALDTAGVQGRMQSRSKYGAKSAQK
- a CDS encoding L7Ae/L30e/S12e/Gadd45 family ribosomal protein, with amino-acid sequence MDLKELAQQPFVVGAKEVGRAVRDGRAKEVWLAHDAQERITQPLLLLCQEQGVSVVATYSRAELGEACKLPVKAAAVAILCS
- a CDS encoding C-GCAxxG-C-C family (seleno)protein — its product is METIDWSKLTPEERVEQYAIENYKHGLNCAECVLSALQREGALDILKEAVGMGVGFGAGIGLSGLTCGALSAVVLANGLRYGRKDPYTVPEEERGKEGAGKYYRRYHAIVRDFVAENDRMVHGNCGSVAFIACN
- the putP gene encoding sodium/proline symporter PutP, with amino-acid sequence MVYIGVYYYRRSNELSDYILGGRSLGPWITSMSAEASDMSGWMLMGLPGLAYLSGLPAMWTAVGLALGTWANWVFISKRLRNYTEIANDSLTIPDFLNNRFHDHSNMLNLVSAIFTFIFFLIYTSSGFVAGGKLFETVFGLPYVWSLLITAGVVISYTFLGGFMAVSWTDFIQGIMMFFAILMVPMAGMFALGGFEETMARLQATVPGHFALFDPAIGTGATIIMLISSLGWGLGYFGQPHILVRFMAIQNADELHKATRIAMTWVIISLAAAVAVGFVGRVYWPTFLEGADAERIFLLMSSSLFTPFVGGFILSAVLAAIMSTSSAQLLVTSATISKDFYKNFVHRGAGERELVYVSRLTVLLVAACAILLALNPNSYILNIVAYAWAGFGSVFGPVVVLALFWRRMTRNGALAGMLVGGITVLVWKQFEWFGLYEIVPGFLFASLAIIAVSLLDAPPHKGITDDFDEANRRHILG
- the rpmA gene encoding 50S ribosomal protein L27; the encoded protein is MFTFDLQLFAHKKGQSSTRNGRDSQSKRLGVKVHDGQMTKAGAIIVRQRGTKFHPGTNVGIGKDDTLFAKTPGVVSFERLGRHHRQVVVRPVEA